The Fusarium falciforme chromosome 7, complete sequence genome window below encodes:
- a CDS encoding Homocitrate synthase, mitochondrial — protein MQTANNPISHHTSHTMGQGAASSNGGDNSSGTHCVGHHTSHTMGNGASSSSSGANGGGGVGQASDGEGNGRNGSVLEASLTSLDINNLNSTTTIDDDTDSLADSISDLTDGGASSGATSMRSSVNLANFSIIDTTLREGEQFATAHFDTETKIKIAQALDEFGVEYLELTSPAASEQSKLDCQAICKLGLKAKILCHIRCNMDDARIAVQTGVDGINMCIGTSAQLMKHSHGKDLDWIAKKATEVIQFAQSHGVEVRFSGEDSFRSDFSEIIKLYSLVDRLGAQRVGIADTVGGATWREVDEKISTLREVISCDIETHFHNDTGCAVSNAFTALEAGATHIDTTVLGIGERNGITSLGGLMASLMHSEHRSVLNKYKLEKLAALEELVAKAVDVEIPWNNFVVPANF, from the exons ATGCAGACAGCCAACAACCCCATCTCCCACCACACTAGCCACACCATGGGCCAAGGCGCCGCCAGCAGCAACGGCGGCGACAATAGCAGCGGAACGCATTGCGTGGGTCACCATACGAGCCACACCATGGGCAATggtgccagcagcagcagctctggTGCCAATGGGGGAGGTGGGGTTGGTCAGGCCTCGGACGGGGAGGGCAACG GACGCAATGGCAGCGTCCTGGAAGCCTCCCTAACGAGCCTTGACATCAACAATTTGAACTCAACTACAACTATCGACGACGATACCGACTCTCTCGCCGACAGCATTAGCGATCTCACCGATGGAGGCGCCAGCTCTGGAGCTACCTCGATGCGCTCCTCCGTCAACTTGGCCAACTTTAGCATCATCGACACCACCCTGCGCGAGGGTGAGCAGTTTGCCACGGCCCATTTTGATACCGAgaccaagatcaagatcGCTCAGGCCCTCGACGAGTTCGGAGTCGAATAC CTCGAACTGACTTCGCCTGCTGCGTCTGAGCAGTCTAAGCTGGATTGCCAGGCCATCTGCAAGCTGggtctcaaggccaagatcctCTGCCACATTCGATGCAACATGGATGATGCCAGGATTGCCGTCCAGACTGGCGTCGACGGAAT CAACATGTGCATCGGCACGTCTGCTCAGCTCATGAAGCATTCCCACGGCAAGGACCTGGACTGGatcgccaagaaggccaccgaggtCATCCAGTTCGCCCAGTCCCACGGCGTCGAGGTCCGCTTCTCCGGCGAGGACTCCTTCCGCTCCGACTTTAGCGAGATCATTAAGCTGTACTCGCTCGTCGACCGACTTGGCGCCCAGAGAGTGGGAATTGCTGACACGGTGGGAGGAGCCACCTGGCGTGAGGTCGATGAAAAGATCTCGACCCTTCGAGAGGTTATTAGCTGCGACATCGAGACTCACTTCCATAATGATACTGGATGTGCCGTCTCCAACGCCTTTACTGCCCTTGAGGCTGGCGCAACGCACATTGACACGACCGTCCTGGGCATCGGAGAGAGGAACGGTATTACCTCTCTCGGAGGCCTCATGGCCTCTCTGATGCACTCAGAGCACAGGTCTGTCCTGAACAAGTacaagctcgagaagctagCCGCTCTCGAAGAGTTGGTGGCCAAGGCCGTCGACGTGGAGATCCCTTGGAACAACTTTGTCGTCCCCGCCAATTTTTGA
- a CDS encoding NmrA domain-containing protein, with protein sequence MSAIKTVAHAGAAGSLGVEVLKALVEGGFDVRVLSRQAGKVPSAFANQVKEVVVDYNDPASLKSALEGVDAVVSTLGAPAVGDAQRALVDAAVAAGVQRFIPSNFGCDQQNPLTRQLPVFAEKVKTEDYLVEKSTSSLSYTFIYNNLFLDWGFAHGSLANVKEKKVTLYNGGDLPVSVTRLATVGKGVVGVLKNPEATKNRSVKIEDGKISFKTIAAIAKEAVPGEWTIDEKDTDVLKETADKALAAGTFDDWVWFFYILQGGTNAKYGPSFENIDNEVLGLARLSDEELQALSKELIIKAASA encoded by the exons ATGTCTGCCATCAAGACTGTCGCTCACGCCGGT GCTGCCGGAAGTCTCGGTGTTGAAGTCCTCAAGGCCCTCGTCGAGGGTGGTTTCGATGTTCGAGTTCTCTCTCGCCAGGCCGGCAAGGTTCCTTCTGCCTTCGCCAACCAGGTCAAGGAAGTCGTAGTTGACTACAATGACCCTGCCTCCCTCAAGTCGGCCCTCGAAGGCGTCGATGCTGTTGTCTCGACCCTGGGTGCTCCCGCGGTGGGCGACGCTCAGCGAGCCCTCGTTGACGCCGCTGTCGCCGCTGGAGTGCAGCGATTCATCCCTTCCAACTTCGGTTGCGATCAGCAAAACCCTCTTACCCGCCAGCTTCCTGTTTTTGCTGAGAAGGTCAAGACGGAAGACTACCTTGTTGAGAAGTCCACCTCGTCGCTCAGTTACACTTTTATCTATAACAACCTCTTCCTTGACTGGGGCTTCGCCCATGGCTCGCTTGCAAACgtcaaggaaaagaaggttaCCCTCTACAATGGAGGCGACCTGCCGGTCAGCGTGACTCGGCTGGCTACAGTTGGAAAGGGTGTTGTCGGCGTTCTCAAGAATCCCGAGGCTACAAAGAACCGCTCCGTCAAGATTGAGGATGGCAAGATCTCATTCAAGACCATCGCAGCCATTGCCAAGGAGGCTGTCCCTGGCGAGTGGACTATTGATGAGAAGGATACAGACGTCCTCAAGGAGACAGCTGACAAGGCTTTGGCGGCTGGTACCTTTGACGATTGGGTGTGGTTCTTCTATATTCTCCAGGGCGGCACAAACGCCAAGTATGGGCCCAGCTTTGAGAATATTGATAACGAGGTTCTGGGCCTTGCGAGACTCTCGGATGAGGAACTGCAGGCTTTGTCTAAGGAGCTTATTATCAAGGCTGCAAGTGCATGA
- a CDS encoding Aa-trans domain-containing protein, translated as MSEKNEIAEHSQGEHSDTTDHEGLDHKPAYPDEAEVDVFGGEGGANFRTMGRFDTVFALLTNQFGLGALALPSVFKTLGLIPGLITLVGGAAITYFSGVEIFWYYLAHPKVTNIAEMMKIVGGRPAEIFTGIGLLLQLIMTAASAVVTISIALNAISENAVCTVGYIAIACILCFMLCIPRTAKFLAQSGLPCILSILAASLSTMIGLGINNPPGALEGWKPEIELFGTPTLREVFNCVLKILFALAGNYAFVTYMAEMKNPEKDFIYSLRWLMGASVIFYAFIAITVYCLAAEFTASPALSSAPIIAAKVAYGLVLPAILTDGLACGHIGTKYVYITIMRKINALKEVTANTPKSWGIWIGSNAAFWIIVFILSNTIPVFDSIVARFPLAAPL; from the exons ATGTCGGAGAAGAACGAGATAGCGGAACACAGCCAAGGAGAACACAGCGACACTACCGACCATGAAGGTTTAGACCACAAGCCCGCCTACCCTGATGAAGCAGAAGTAGACGTCTTTGGGGGTGAGGGTGGAGCGAACTTCCGTACTATGGGCCGCTTCGATACCGTCTTTGCACTCCTCACCAACCAGTTTGGTCTCGGAGCACTTGCTCTCCCTTCAGTTTTCAAGACTCTTGGTCTTATTCCCGGTCTTATCACTCTCGTCGGCGGAGCCGCCATCACTTACTTCAGTGGTGTTGAGATTTTCTGGTACTACTTGGCCCATCCCAAAGTCACCAATATCGCTGAAATGATGAAGATCGTGGGAGGCCGCCCAGCAGAGATCTTTACTGGCATTGGCCTACTACTACAACTTATTATGACTGCTGCCTCTGCAGTTGTTACTATCTCTATTGCCTTGAATGCCATTAGCGAGAATGCTGTCTGTACTGTTGGCTATATCGCTATTGCCTGCATTCTTTGCTTTATGCTCTGCATTCCCCGGACTGCTAAATTCTTAGCTCAGTCTGGCCTCCCTTGTATCCTTAGTATCCTTGCCGCGTCTCTTTCTACTATGATCGGCCTCGGTATAAACAACCCTCCCGGAGCCTTGGAAGGCTGGAAACCCGAGATTGAGCTTTTTGGAACTCCTACCCTCCGCGAGGTCTTCAACTGCGTTCTTAAGATCCTCTTCGCCTTAGCCGGTAACTACGCCTTTGTTACTTATATGGCTGAGATGAAGAACCCTGAGAAGGACTTTATTTACTCTCTTAGATGGTTGATGGGTGCATCTGTTATTTTCTATGCATTCATCGCTATCACCGTCTACTGCCTCGCTGCCGAGTTTACCGCCTCCCCTGCTCTTAGCTCCGCCCCTATTATTGCTGCTAAGGTAGCCTACGGACTCGTCCTCCCCGCTATATTAACTGACGGTCTTGCTTGCGGCCATATCGGTACCAAGTATgtctatattactattatgcGCAAGATCAATGCTCTTAAGGAAGTTACTGCAAATACCCCTAAGTCATGGGGTATCTGGATAGGTAGTAATGCTGCCTTCTGGATTATTGTCTTTATTCTCTCCAATACTATTCCTGTTTTCGACTCTATTGTTGCC CGCTTTCCTCTGGCTGCACCTCTATAA
- a CDS encoding LysM domain-containing protein, whose protein sequence is MRFMQCPSILSLTLAISLLTSSLAVETTTSGTGGCKPSTWEPSTPIGTFRHQRPMATPSVPRKKELEAGDINCRGWAQTYEHVDESTCQKLADDYRIDLGTLYDLNPILEADCKRIRPYTEYCYTGYETAPQVSATEMPVTAFSASSPQLMGYAAL, encoded by the exons ATGAGGTTCATGCAATGCCCATCTATCCTTTCACTCACACTCGCCATTAGTCTCCTCACCTCGTCACTGGCCGTCGAAACCACGACTAGCGGCACCGGAGGATGTAAACCATCTACTTGGGAGCCCAGTACGCCTATAGGTACTTTTCGTCACCAGCGACCGATGGCCACACCCAGTGTGCCGCGcaagaaggagctcgaggcggGAGATATTAACTGTCGCGGCTGGGCCCAAACATATGAGCATGTTGATGAATCGACGTGCCAAAAACTGGCCGATGACTATCGCATAGATCTTGGTACCCTTTACGACCTAAATCCGATCCTGGAGGCAGACTGCAAGAGGATCAGGCCCTACACAGAATATTGTTACACAGGAT ACGAGACTGCACCCCAAGTCTCTGCTACAGAGATGCCGGTAACTGCTTTCTCCGCGTCATCACCTCAACTGATGGGATATGCGGCCTTGTAA